A DNA window from Archocentrus centrarchus isolate MPI-CPG fArcCen1 chromosome 15, fArcCen1, whole genome shotgun sequence contains the following coding sequences:
- the mlh1 gene encoding DNA mismatch repair protein Mlh1: MAGVIRRLDETVVNRIAAGEVIQRPANAIKEMIENCLDAKSTSIQVTVKDGGMKLLQIQDNGTGIRKEDMEIVCERFTTSKLQTFEDLSTIATYGFRGEALASISHVAHVTITTKTADAKCAYRASYSDGKLKGPPKPCAGNQGTQILVEDLFYNVSTRRKALKSPSDEYSRIVEVVGRYAIHNSGKSFSVKKQGETVADVRTLPNASVVDNIRGIFGNTVSRELIEVSCEDQKLAYKMKGFVSNANYSVKKCILILFINHRLVESSALKKAIETVYAAYLPKNTHPFLYLSLEIAPQNVDVNVHPTKHEVHFLHEDSVIESIQKHIESKLLGSNSSRTYFTQTLLPGLSVSGNTEVKASGTTSESSERVYAHQMVRTDCRAQKLDAFLRPKEKLPPNPEPAGPSSVEIVTKTVQPDSIEMDDADDSDMLEALAEQEAGLPKGEEESSVGALDNQRKRPRTEQKEQQQQQQEEGEDLTAAATPKRRVIKLTSIKDLRAEIAENAHKGLQEMMQNHSFVGCINPQWSLVQHHTKLYLLNTTKLSQELFYQILIYDFGNFGVLRLSTPAPLYDLAMLALDSEESGWTEEDGPKEGLAQYIVDFLKKKAEMLEDYFSVEIDQEGNLIGLPLLLDKYTPVMEGLPMFILRLATEVNWDGEKECFRDFSKECSMFYSIRKQYILEAEPGEEQGAEVNAWRWKVEHVIFKAFRTLLSPPKSFSEDGTVLQIANLPDLYKVFERC, translated from the exons ATGGCGGGAGTTATCCGGAGGCTCGACGAGACTGTGGTCAACCGCATCGCTGCGGGAGAAGTTATCCAGCGTCCTGCCAACGCCATCAAAGAAATGATTGAAAACTG TTTGGATGCAAAGTCCACAAGCATCCAGGTGACGGTGAAAGACGGCGGTATGAAGCTCCTTCAAATTCAGGACAACGGCACTGGCATCAGG AAAGAGGACATGGAAATCGTTTGTGAGAGGTTCACCACGAGCAAACTCCAAACCTTTGAGGACCTTTCAACTATTGCAACCTATGGATTCAGAGGAGAG GCCCTTGCTAGTATCAGCCATGTTGCCCATGTGACCATAACCACAAAAACAGCTGATGCTAAGTGCGCTTACAG AGCCAGCTACAGTGATGGCAAACTAAAAGGCCCTCCCAAACCCTGTGCCGGCAACCAGGGAACGCAGATTCTT GTAGAGGACCTTTTCTATAATGTGTCCACCAGGAGAAAAGCTCTAAAGAGCCCGAGTGATGAGTACTCCAGGATTGTCGAAGTGGTCGGCAG GTACGCCATACACAACTCAGGAAAAAGCTTCTCTGTCAAAAAG CAAGGAGAGACTGTTGCAGATGTGAGGACTCTACCCAATGCGTCTGTAGTGGATAATATCCGAGGAATTTTTGGCAACACAGTCAGCAG GGAGCTGATCGAAGTTAGCTGTGAAGATCAGAAGCTCGCTTATAAGATGAAAGGTTTCGTCTCGAATGCAAACTACTCAGTCAAGAAATGCATCTTGATCCTGTTCATCAACC ACCGTCTGGTGGAGTCGAGCGCGTTGAAGAAAGCGATTGAGACGGTCTATGCCGCATACCTGCCCAAGAACACACACCCGTTCCTCTACCTCAG CTTAGAAATCGCTCCGCAGAATGTAGACGTCAATGTTCATCCCACTAAACACGAGGTGCACTTCTTGCATGAGGACAGTGTCATTGAGAGCATTCAGAAGCACATTGAGAGCAAACTCCTGGGCTCCAACTCCTCACGTACATATTTCACTCAG ACGTTGCTGCCAGGACTGTCAGTCTCAGGTAACACTGAGGTTAAGGCCTCCGGCACCACATCGGAGTCTAGCGAGCGAGTCTACGCACATCAGATGGTGAGGACCGACTGTCGCGCACAGAAGCTAGACGCCTTCCTGCGACCGAAAGAGAAGCTTCCCCCTAACCCCGAGCCTGCCGGTCCCAGCAGTGTGGAGATTGTGACCAAAACCGTGCAGCCAGACAGCATAGAGATGGACGATGCAGACGACTCAGACATGCTGGAGGCGCTCGCTGAGCAGGAAGCAGGGCTGCCAAAGGGCGAGGAAGAAAGCAGCGTCGGTGCACTTGATAATCAGAG GAAGAGGCCGAGGACGGAGcagaaagagcagcagcagcagcagcaggaagaaggCGAGGACCTGACGGCTGCAGCCACGCCCAAGAGACGAGTGATCAAACTGACCAGCATCAAAGACCTGAGAGCTGAGATCGCCGAGAACGCACACAAAG GTCTTCAAGAAATGATGCAGAACCACTCGTTCGTGGGCTGCATCAACCCCCAGTGGTCTCTGGTGCAACATCACACTAAACTCTACTTGCTCAACACCACCAAACTCAG CCAGGAGCTTTTCTACCAAATACTCATTTATGACTTTGGAAACTTCGGTGTACTCAGACTATCT ACCCCAGCACCACTTTATGATTTGGCCATGCTGGCTTTGGACTCAGAGGAGAGTGGCTGGACAGAAGAGGATGGGCCTAAAGAGGGCCTGGCTCAGTACATAGTTGACttcctgaaaaagaaagctgagATGCTAGAGGACTACTTCTCCGTGGAGATAGACCAG GAAGGAAACCTCATAGGACTGCCGCTACTCCTCGACAAGTACACCCCAGTCATGGAGGGTCTCCCCATGTTCATCCTGCGCCTGGCCACTGAG GTGAACTGGGACGGTGAAAAGGAATGTTTCAGAGACTTCAGCAAAGAGTGCAGCATGTTCTACTCCATCAGGAAGCAGTACATCCTGGAGGCCGAGCCAGGAGAGGAGCAG GGCGCTGAGGTGAACGCTTGGCGGTGGAAAGTCGAGCACGTCATCTTCAAAGCTTTCCGAACCCTCCTCAGTCCTCCGAAGAGCTTCAGTGAGGACGGAACTGTGCTGCAGATCGCCAACTTACCCGATCTCTACAAAGTGTTTGAGAGGTGCTGA